From the Acidimicrobiales bacterium genome, the window CGCCCCCCAGAAGCTCAACGAGGACCCCTACGGCGAAGGGTGGATTTGCGTGGTCGAACCGAGCGACGCCGCTGCCCTCGATTCCCTGCTCGACGCCGAGGCCTACCGCGCCCTCATCGCCGGCTGACCGGCGGCGATTACGGTGGAAGGCGTGTTCTGCAACAACTGCGGGCATCGGAACCCGGCCGGGTCCAACTTCTGCTCGTCGTGCGGGGCGGTGTTGGCCCAGGAGTCGGGTGACGACACGACCGTCACCTTCATGGCGCCCCCTGCCACCCCCGAGGCGCCGGTCGACGACGAGATCAGCGTCGCCCTCGATGACATCCCGGAAGGCACCGGCATGCTCGTCGTGAAGCGGGGACCCAACGTCGGCTCCCGCTTCGCCCTCGACAGCGAGGTCACCCGAGCGGGCCGCCATCCCGACAGCGAGATCTTCCTCGACGACATCACGGTGTCGCGCCGCCATGCCGAGTTCGTGCGGCAGGGGCCGGGCTACGTGGTGCGCGACGTGGGCTCGCTCAACGGCACGTACCTCAACCGCGAGCGCATCGACGAGGCGACGCTCGACAACGGCGACGAAGTGCAGATCGGCAAGTTCAAGCTCGTCTTCCTGGCCGCAGCCGAGGGTTGATGGCCGAACGGGCGTATCTCTCGATCGGTGAGGTGCTGTCGCTCCTCAAGGACGAGTTCCCCGACATCACCATCTCCAAGATCCGCTTCTTGGAGAGCCAGGGCTTGGTCGACCCCGAGCGCACGCCGTCGGGGTACCGCAAGTTCTACGACACCGACGTCGAGCGCCTGCGCTGGATCCTGCGCCAGCAGCGCGAGCACTTCCTCCCCCTCAAGGTCATCAAGGGCCGGCTGACGGGGGAGGAGGTCGACGACGACGACGAGGTCGAGCCCGAAGGCGCGCCCGTGGCGGCGGCGCCCGAGGTGGAGGCAGAGCCGGAACCGACGCCGGAGCCCGAACCGGTGCGGCGGTCGCGTCCCGTGCCCCCGGCCAGCTCCGCGCTGTCGGCCGGTGCGTCGGGGGTGAACCTCACCCTTGACGAGCTGTCGTCGGCCAGCGGCTTGCCGCCCGAGGGCGTCGCCGAGTTGGAGCGCTACGGGTTCGTCGCGGGCCGCCCGGTGGCGGGCACCGTGTACTACGACGAAGAGGCGCTGATCGTGGCCGGGCTGGCCGCGAGCTTCCTGAAGTTCGGCATCGAGGCCCGGCACCTGCGGGCCTACAAGAACGCCGCCGAGCGGGAGTC encodes:
- a CDS encoding FHA domain-containing protein, translated to MFCNNCGHRNPAGSNFCSSCGAVLAQESGDDTTVTFMAPPATPEAPVDDEISVALDDIPEGTGMLVVKRGPNVGSRFALDSEVTRAGRHPDSEIFLDDITVSRRHAEFVRQGPGYVVRDVGSLNGTYLNRERIDEATLDNGDEVQIGKFKLVFLAAAEG
- a CDS encoding MerR family transcriptional regulator, with translation MAERAYLSIGEVLSLLKDEFPDITISKIRFLESQGLVDPERTPSGYRKFYDTDVERLRWILRQQREHFLPLKVIKGRLTGEEVDDDDEVEPEGAPVAAAPEVEAEPEPTPEPEPVRRSRPVPPASSALSAGASGVNLTLDELSSASGLPPEGVAELERYGFVAGRPVAGTVYYDEEALIVAGLAASFLKFGIEARHLRAYKNAAERESALFEQIVTPLLKQRNPQARQQAVETLGDLAEMGQRLRAAMVRQALKGLIGS